The bacterium DNA segment GCCGCACCGGGTATTTGGCCTGGGTGTACAGCCTGGCCTTGACGTCAAAGACGTAGTGCCCCTCCACCCAGGTGAAGATCTCGTCCATGATCTCCTGGATCTTGAAGCGGATCACCTCCTCAAAATCGTCCTGGGACAAAAAGCCGCGCTCGATCAGGATCTCCTCCAGCGGGACCTTCAGGGCCTTCTGCTGGGCCTCGGCCTCCATGAACCCGGCCTCGCTCACCAGCCCGGTCTTGAACAGGTATTCGGAGATGTGCTCCTGCCGGCCTTCCTGGCGGTAAAAGCCCCCGGTGATGTAGCCCTGGTCAAGGTCAAAGGCGGCCTCGTCGCTGCCCTGCTTCAGGGTCAGGACGCCGTTCTTGCGCTGGCTGGAGATCAGCTGAAGTATCTCGGGGATGCTGAAATCGGAAAGATTTCCTTCTAATGCCATCTTATTAGCTGTTAGCCTTTAGCTGTTAGTTGTTAGCCGGAATCAATAAATTTAATTTTGCCACTAAGCCACCAAGGCACCAAACCATATTAAAAAATTGGAAATAAATTCGTGTCTTTGTGTCTTTGTGGCTAATCTCCAGTTGTCCGGGTGAATTCCAGGTACAGGCTCTCCAGGTCCTGGTGCCTATGTTTCGAAAGCTCCCGCAGTTCCTCCAGGGTGCCCAGGGCCGCCAGTTTTCCGCTGGCGATGATGCCTATCCGGTGGCAGATGGTTTCGGCCAGGCTCAAGGTGTGGGTGGAGACCAGCAGGGCGCAGCCTTTTTGGGCCTCCTCCTGAAAGATCCTTTTCACCAATATGATGCTGGCCGGGTCCAGTCCCACCAAAGGCTCGTCTATCAGATACACCTTGGGCTGGTGGAGCAAAGTGGCGGCCAGCACCGCTTTCTGGCGCATGCCGTGGGAATAGCTCTCGGCCCGGCGGTCTATCCACTCCCGGGCCTCGAACCGGTCTATCAGCTCCTCCACCCGTTGCTCCAGTCCTTCATTAGAGCAGCCGTAAAGCCGGGCCACCAGGTGCAAAAACTCCCGGCCCGACAACTTCTCGTATATGAAGGGGTCGTCGGGGATGAAACCCAGGCACTGCTTGGCCTTCAAGGGTTCCTGCTCCACATCAAAGCCGCAGATGGAGCGGGAGCCGGCGCCGGGCCTTAAGATCCCGGCCAGCATCTTAAGCGTGGTGGTCTTGCCGGCCCCGTTGGGCCCCAGCAGGCCGAAGATCTCCCCCGGCCCGATGGACAGGCTGATGTCGTTGACCGCCAGCTTGGCGCCGTACGATTTGGACAAGTTCTTAAGCTCTATTCCCTGGTTCATGGCTGGTGTTCCAATATCTCAATTTTAAGGCTGCCGAAGGCGGAAAGCAAACGGGTCTGCTGGCTGAGGTCGCCCTCCACCAATCTTAAGCGGGCGGCGTCGGCCGGGGCCTGCCCGAAGGTGGGGTCCAGCTCGATCCACTTTCCGCAGTAAACAGAATTCCAGGCGTGGTAGTAGAACTTGCCGTCCAGATAGACCACTCCCAGGGAGATCTTGCAGGGCAGTCCGGCGGCC contains these protein-coding regions:
- a CDS encoding ABC transporter ATP-binding protein yields the protein MNQGIELKNLSKSYGAKLAVNDISLSIGPGEIFGLLGPNGAGKTTTLKMLAGILRPGAGSRSICGFDVEQEPLKAKQCLGFIPDDPFIYEKLSGREFLHLVARLYGCSNEGLEQRVEELIDRFEAREWIDRRAESYSHGMRQKAVLAATLLHQPKVYLIDEPLVGLDPASIILVKRIFQEEAQKGCALLVSTHTLSLAETICHRIGIIASGKLAALGTLEELRELSKHRHQDLESLYLEFTRTTGD